Proteins encoded within one genomic window of Verrucomicrobiota bacterium:
- a CDS encoding DUF1501 domain-containing protein has translation MKASLASRRRFLQTTACGFGSLALNALLTERAMADANPLVPRAPHFGPRAKRVIFLFMAGGPSQHDLFDNKPRLKAEEGNKPYIPFLGKEATVGLENSMSLGPMSPFAPRGQAGIVMSDLLPHLATVADDLCLVRSMSADNRSHDQATLQLHTGAFLSLRPSLGAWVSYGLGTENQNLPSFITLNPQGDSRNYGSAFLPAIHQGTKVNAKPSGPTDLPIQYLSDASAPAATQRRRLELLRSMNAGLVGRSGPDIQMEGVIQSFELAFRMQTETPRWIDLAGESQTTLDLYGVGKEPTDRNARACLLARRFAEAGVRFIQVTMDGWDHHGQIRDGLPRMCAQTDQPVTALVKDLKGRGLLQDTLVVWSGEFGRTPWSQDLSGTQPLEKHGREHQPESFCAWMAGGGVRPGLTYGTTDDYGYRVVENGVHLHDLHATILHLLGFDHEQLTFRHGGRDHRLTDVFGHVAHGILA, from the coding sequence ATGAAGGCTTCACTTGCATCCCGACGCCGCTTTCTCCAGACCACGGCCTGCGGGTTCGGTTCCCTGGCGTTGAATGCCCTGCTCACAGAACGGGCCATGGCCGACGCCAATCCCCTGGTTCCACGCGCCCCTCACTTTGGCCCCCGGGCCAAACGCGTCATCTTTCTTTTCATGGCCGGCGGGCCTTCCCAGCACGATTTATTCGACAACAAACCCCGCCTCAAAGCTGAAGAAGGCAATAAACCCTACATCCCGTTTCTCGGAAAGGAAGCGACCGTCGGACTCGAGAATTCCATGTCCCTCGGCCCCATGTCTCCCTTCGCCCCGCGCGGACAAGCGGGCATCGTGATGTCCGACCTGCTGCCGCATCTGGCCACCGTCGCCGATGATCTTTGCCTGGTACGCTCCATGTCCGCGGACAATCGTTCTCATGACCAGGCGACCCTGCAACTGCACACCGGCGCTTTCCTGTCACTGAGGCCCTCGTTGGGCGCCTGGGTCAGTTACGGTTTGGGAACCGAAAATCAGAATCTCCCCAGCTTCATCACCCTCAATCCGCAAGGCGATTCCCGCAATTACGGCTCCGCCTTCCTCCCCGCCATTCACCAAGGAACCAAGGTCAATGCCAAGCCAAGCGGACCGACCGACCTTCCCATTCAATACCTCAGCGACGCCTCCGCACCGGCCGCCACCCAGCGCCGGCGCCTGGAACTGTTGCGCTCCATGAATGCGGGGCTTGTTGGACGATCGGGCCCCGACATCCAGATGGAGGGCGTCATCCAATCGTTCGAACTGGCCTTTCGCATGCAGACGGAAACGCCCCGATGGATCGATCTTGCGGGTGAATCCCAAACAACTCTGGACCTCTACGGCGTGGGCAAAGAGCCCACAGATCGCAACGCGCGCGCGTGCCTGCTTGCGCGGCGGTTCGCGGAGGCCGGCGTGCGCTTCATTCAAGTCACCATGGACGGCTGGGATCATCATGGCCAAATCCGCGACGGTCTGCCCCGCATGTGCGCCCAGACCGACCAGCCTGTGACCGCTCTGGTGAAGGACCTGAAAGGCCGCGGGTTATTGCAGGATACCCTGGTCGTGTGGAGCGGCGAGTTCGGGCGAACGCCCTGGAGCCAGGACCTCAGTGGAACGCAACCCTTGGAAAAGCACGGGCGCGAACATCAGCCCGAAAGTTTCTGTGCCTGGATGGCTGGCGGAGGGGTGCGACCGGGACTCACCTACGGAACGACAGATGACTACGGATATCGCGTGGTGGAGAACGGGGTTCATCTGCACGATTTGCACGCCACCATCCTCCACTTGTTGGGCTTCGATCATGAACAGTTGACGTTCAGGCACGGAGGACGCGATCACCGGCTCACCGACGTCTTCGGGCATGTCGCTCACGGCATTCTGGCGTGA
- a CDS encoding DUF1549 domain-containing protein, which translates to MFGKPRLPASRLRRIISVGERGIFGWFGLASVLLLLPGDAQLAEPPPAHWAFQPILSPVPPSVLQADWPRNTIDRFLLARMEASGLRPAPDAAPQNWLRRVTFDLTGLPPDEGEAARFLSNPSTEAREKVVDKLLTSPAFGERWARHWLDLVGYADQLGTVNDVPAPYAWRYRDYVVQALNSDKPFDRFVHEQIAGDLMPLRDARERQEAIIATGFLLLGEIHIVTGDKAQLKADIVDHQIQKIGASFLGQSLGCVRCHDHKFDPIRLEDYYGMAGIFNSTESSFMTDRGVWSSILVSELPEPPEDRLRREESLARHLAQVEKIRSERAALSAELSRVKTALSQASTNAPTASTSAEKNGKPRQAELEKQLGQLQTRLHHLAFIAPKASVAYAVRESSEPADGPIHQRGNPRTPGRVVPRGFIRVVQTDPPPAIPPHASGRLELAQWLTQPRHPLTSRVLANRLWKQMMGEGLVRSVDYFGTRGDPPVHPGLLDYLAQSLIHGNWSQKRILREIALSRTYAQASSHDPGKHQADPDNRLWSRMPSRRLDAESLRDAILAVTGRLLPAPGGPALALHLLENVGGLDPKDPNPISFRTSIFPEQQHRLRTIYLPVVRSRAQPGPAELRNFFDFVPPTEMTGQRPSTSVATQALFLLNSGFMKTHAGHLAEWALGPEGLPDRERMTRLYQRVLQRAPEQDEIHRAERFLAEPPPEATHPQRAAWTELCHALLCSNEFLFKL; encoded by the coding sequence ATGTTCGGGAAACCAAGACTCCCCGCTTCCCGCCTCCGACGCATCATTAGCGTCGGCGAGCGCGGCATTTTCGGATGGTTCGGGCTGGCCTCCGTGCTTCTCTTGCTTCCCGGTGACGCGCAACTGGCCGAGCCTCCGCCGGCGCATTGGGCTTTTCAGCCCATCCTTTCCCCCGTTCCTCCGTCCGTACTCCAGGCCGACTGGCCGCGGAACACCATCGACCGATTTCTGCTGGCCCGAATGGAAGCGTCGGGGTTGCGCCCCGCCCCCGATGCCGCGCCTCAGAATTGGTTGCGCCGGGTGACTTTCGATCTCACCGGCTTGCCGCCCGATGAAGGCGAAGCAGCCCGCTTTCTGTCCAACCCTTCGACGGAAGCCCGGGAAAAGGTGGTGGACAAGCTCCTGACTTCACCCGCGTTTGGCGAACGCTGGGCGCGGCATTGGCTGGATCTCGTGGGTTACGCCGACCAACTCGGCACCGTCAACGACGTGCCCGCCCCGTACGCCTGGCGTTACCGTGACTACGTGGTCCAAGCGCTGAATTCAGACAAACCCTTCGACCGCTTCGTCCACGAACAGATCGCGGGGGACTTGATGCCTTTGCGGGATGCCCGGGAACGCCAGGAGGCCATCATTGCCACCGGATTCCTCCTGCTCGGGGAAATCCACATCGTCACGGGAGACAAAGCCCAGTTGAAAGCGGACATCGTCGATCATCAAATTCAGAAAATCGGCGCCTCGTTCCTCGGCCAGTCTCTCGGTTGTGTTCGCTGCCACGACCACAAGTTCGATCCGATCCGCCTCGAGGACTACTACGGCATGGCAGGTATCTTCAACAGCACCGAATCCTCGTTCATGACAGACCGGGGGGTCTGGAGCTCGATCCTGGTTTCCGAGCTGCCCGAGCCTCCCGAGGATCGGCTTCGGCGTGAGGAATCCCTGGCGCGGCACCTGGCCCAGGTGGAGAAGATTCGATCCGAACGCGCCGCGCTCTCCGCCGAGCTCTCCCGGGTAAAAACCGCCCTGTCCCAGGCATCCACCAACGCCCCGACTGCCTCGACCAGCGCGGAAAAGAATGGGAAACCCAGACAGGCCGAGTTGGAGAAGCAGTTGGGTCAGTTGCAAACGCGCCTGCATCATCTGGCGTTTATCGCTCCCAAAGCCTCCGTCGCTTACGCAGTTCGGGAATCGTCGGAGCCGGCCGACGGCCCGATCCATCAACGAGGCAACCCGCGAACACCGGGTCGCGTGGTGCCTCGCGGATTCATCCGTGTCGTTCAAACCGATCCTCCACCCGCCATCCCTCCGCACGCGAGCGGAAGGCTGGAACTTGCTCAATGGCTCACCCAACCGCGCCATCCGCTCACTTCCCGCGTCCTCGCCAATCGACTTTGGAAACAAATGATGGGAGAAGGGCTCGTCCGGTCAGTCGATTATTTCGGCACCCGCGGGGATCCTCCGGTCCACCCCGGGTTGCTCGATTACCTCGCGCAATCGTTGATCCACGGGAACTGGTCTCAAAAAAGGATCCTTCGAGAAATCGCTCTTTCCCGCACCTACGCTCAGGCCAGTTCCCACGATCCCGGCAAACATCAGGCTGATCCGGACAACCGGTTGTGGTCCCGCATGCCTTCACGCCGGCTGGACGCCGAATCGCTGCGCGACGCCATTCTCGCCGTCACCGGCCGGCTTCTACCTGCTCCGGGCGGCCCCGCCCTCGCCCTTCATCTTCTGGAGAACGTTGGCGGGCTCGACCCCAAAGACCCGAATCCGATCAGCTTTCGCACCAGCATTTTCCCCGAGCAACAGCATCGCCTGCGCACGATCTATCTCCCGGTCGTCCGCTCCCGGGCACAGCCCGGCCCCGCCGAGTTGAGAAATTTCTTCGATTTCGTCCCTCCGACCGAAATGACGGGCCAGCGTCCCTCCACCAGCGTCGCCACCCAGGCGCTGTTCCTGCTCAACAGTGGGTTCATGAAAACCCATGCCGGTCATCTCGCCGAATGGGCGCTCGGACCGGAAGGCCTTCCTGACCGCGAACGCATGACGCGCCTCTATCAAAGGGTCCTCCAACGCGCGCCCGAGCAGGACGAAATCCATCGGGCCGAGCGATTTCTGGCCGAGCCTCCCCCGGAGGCCACTCACCCACAACGGGCCGCCTGGACCGAGCTTTGTCATGCGCTGCTTTGCTCCAACGAATTCTTGTTCAAACTGTAA